A DNA window from Caldalkalibacillus thermarum contains the following coding sequences:
- a CDS encoding transposase, with the protein MTEGKDSSVLSQFKQHLEDKGIPASQIEECCCDMSPAFIKGIASTFPNAKITYDKFHVMKMVNEAVETIRRAEQKEVDDLKKTRYIWLKNEQNLTAKQREQLIKLKDTNL; encoded by the coding sequence ATCACTGAAGGCAAAGACTCCAGTGTTTTATCTCAGTTTAAACAACACCTTGAAGATAAAGGGATACCTGCTTCACAAATTGAAGAGTGTTGCTGTGACATGTCCCCCGCCTTTATCAAAGGGATTGCAAGCACATTTCCGAATGCCAAAATAACTTATGACAAATTTCATGTCATGAAAATGGTCAATGAAGCGGTAGAAACCATTCGTCGTGCAGAACAAAAAGAAGTCGATGACTTAAAAAAGACACGATACATCTGGTTGAAAAACGAACAAAACCTTACGGCTAAACAGCGTGAACAGCTGATCAAACTCAAAGATACAAATCTAAA